A genomic region of Xanthomonas fragariae contains the following coding sequences:
- a CDS encoding leucyl aminopeptidase, which yields MALQFILNQDAPASTHVDCIVVGVFADKTLSPAAQALDRASQGRLTALVARGDVAGKTGSTTLLHDLPGVAAPRVLVVGLGEAGKFGVAPYLKAIGDATGALKTGAVGTALLTLTELPVKARDTAWNIRQAVIVSDHAAYRYTATVGKKKVDETGLTTLAIAGADARALAVGVATAEGVEFARELGNLPPNYCTPAYLAETAAAFAGKFPGAEAQILDEAQMDALGMGSLLSVARGSANRPRLIVLKWNGGGDARPYVLVGKGITFDTGGVNLKTQGGIEEMKYDMCGGANVIGTFVATVKAELPINLVVVVPAVENAIDGNAYRPSDVITSMSGKTIEVGNTDAEGRLILCDALTYAERFNPEALVDVATLTGACMVALGHQTAGLMSKHDDLANELLAAGEHVFDRAWRLPLWDEYQGLLDSTFADVYNIGGRWGGAITAGCFLSRFTEKQRWAHLDIAGVASDEGKRGMATGRPVGLLTQWLLDRAAGGN from the coding sequence ATGGCCCTGCAATTCATCCTGAACCAAGACGCGCCGGCAAGCACCCACGTCGACTGCATCGTAGTTGGCGTGTTCGCCGACAAGACTCTTTCGCCTGCTGCCCAGGCGCTGGACCGCGCCAGCCAGGGCCGTTTGACGGCATTGGTGGCACGCGGCGATGTGGCCGGCAAGACCGGCAGCACCACCCTGCTGCACGACTTGCCCGGCGTGGCCGCACCGCGCGTGCTGGTGGTCGGCCTGGGCGAAGCCGGCAAATTTGGCGTGGCGCCCTACCTCAAGGCGATCGGCGATGCGACCGGCGCACTGAAGACCGGCGCGGTCGGCACTGCCCTGCTCACCCTGACCGAACTCCCCGTCAAGGCCCGCGATACCGCCTGGAACATCCGCCAGGCTGTGATCGTCAGCGACCACGCCGCCTACCGTTACACCGCCACGGTAGGTAAGAAAAAGGTCGATGAGACCGGCCTGACCACCCTGGCGATCGCCGGCGCCGACGCGCGCGCATTGGCCGTTGGCGTGGCCACCGCCGAGGGCGTGGAGTTCGCCCGCGAGCTGGGCAACCTGCCGCCGAACTACTGTACCCCGGCCTACCTGGCAGAGACTGCCGCCGCGTTCGCCGGCAAATTCCCCGGCGCCGAAGCGCAGATTCTGGACGAGGCGCAAATGGACGCACTGGGCATGGGCTCGCTACTGTCGGTGGCGCGTGGCTCGGCCAACCGCCCGCGCCTGATCGTGCTGAAGTGGAACGGCGGCGGTGACGCCCGCCCGTACGTGTTGGTCGGCAAGGGCATTACCTTCGATACCGGCGGCGTCAACCTCAAGACGCAGGGTGGCATCGAGGAAATGAAGTACGACATGTGCGGCGGCGCCAACGTCATCGGCACCTTCGTGGCCACGGTCAAGGCCGAGCTGCCGATCAATCTGGTGGTGGTGGTGCCGGCGGTGGAAAACGCCATCGACGGCAATGCCTACCGCCCGTCGGACGTGATCACCAGCATGTCCGGCAAGACCATCGAGGTCGGCAATACCGACGCCGAAGGTCGCCTGATCCTGTGCGATGCGCTGACCTACGCTGAACGCTTCAACCCTGAAGCACTGGTGGACGTGGCCACGCTCACCGGCGCCTGCATGGTGGCACTCGGCCACCAGACCGCCGGCCTGATGAGCAAGCACGACGACCTGGCCAACGAGCTGCTGGCTGCTGGCGAGCACGTGTTCGACCGCGCCTGGCGCCTGCCGCTGTGGGACGAGTACCAGGGCCTGCTGGACTCCACTTTCGCCGACGTCTACAACATCGGCGGCCGCTGGGGCGGTGCGATCACTGCCGGCTGCTTCCTATCGCGCTTCACCGAAAAACAGCGCTGGGCGCATCTGGACATCGCCGGCGTGGCCAGCGACGAAGGCAAGCGCGGCATGGCGACCGGGCGCCCGGTGGGCTTGCTGACGCAGTGGTTGCTGGACCGCGCCGCAGGTGGGAATTGA
- the lptG gene encoding LPS export ABC transporter permease LptG — protein MRLMPRVHDVYVGRVVLFTVLLTWSVLLGLDLVNAFASEAKNIGQGSYSFGHAVAYVAYTVPRRAYTLFPTAAVIGALMGLGQLAATSELTALRALGVSRKRMSASVVAAMALLTAIMVISGETVGPWAQNQADTLKTTARYNSNMAASRYSGLWAREGDTFLNALSGEEKLLDGGGTALDLHDVRLYHLDPGGRLQQLTYAAVAEHRSGTWTLRNVRRDIFQERSVQRETFPELPWQSKLSPAALAAGLAKPRNLSAHDLEQSIEYRRRNGLDARDYEDQYWSRWFYPLNVLALCMAAIPFSFGSLRSGGLGKRLFLGILFALGFWLLQLFFGRMAGALKLDYRIAYALPPMVMMGVSAWLFRRRSS, from the coding sequence ATGAGGCTGATGCCGCGAGTACACGATGTGTACGTCGGCCGCGTGGTGTTGTTCACCGTGCTGCTGACCTGGTCGGTATTGCTGGGCCTGGACCTGGTCAACGCCTTCGCCAGCGAGGCCAAGAACATCGGCCAGGGCAGCTATAGCTTCGGTCATGCGGTGGCTTACGTGGCCTACACCGTGCCGCGCCGGGCATATACCTTGTTCCCCACGGCCGCGGTGATCGGCGCGCTAATGGGCCTGGGCCAGTTGGCAGCGACGTCCGAATTGACCGCCTTGCGCGCGCTGGGCGTGTCGCGCAAGCGCATGTCAGCTTCGGTAGTTGCGGCGATGGCGCTGCTGACCGCCATCATGGTGATCAGTGGCGAGACTGTGGGCCCCTGGGCGCAGAACCAGGCCGATACGCTGAAAACCACCGCCCGCTACAACAGCAATATGGCGGCGTCGCGCTATTCCGGCCTGTGGGCGCGGGAGGGCGACACCTTCCTCAATGCGCTGAGCGGCGAAGAAAAACTGCTCGACGGTGGCGGCACCGCGTTGGATCTGCACGATGTGCGGTTGTATCACCTCGATCCAGGCGGCCGCCTGCAGCAGCTGACCTATGCAGCCGTTGCCGAGCACCGCAGTGGCACCTGGACGCTGCGGAACGTGCGCCGCGATATCTTCCAGGAACGCTCGGTGCAGCGCGAAACCTTCCCTGAGCTGCCGTGGCAATCGAAGCTGAGCCCGGCAGCGCTGGCAGCCGGCCTGGCCAAGCCGCGCAATCTGTCCGCGCACGATCTGGAACAGAGCATCGAATACCGTCGCCGCAATGGGCTGGATGCGCGCGATTACGAGGATCAGTATTGGAGCCGCTGGTTTTATCCGCTCAACGTGCTGGCGTTGTGCATGGCGGCTATCCCGTTTTCGTTCGGGTCGCTGCGCAGCGGCGGGCTGGGTAAGCGCCTGTTCCTTGGCATCCTGTTCGCGCTCGGATTCTGGCTGCTGCAGCTGTTCTTCGGCCGCATGGCCGGCGCGCTCAAGCTCGATTACCGCATCGCCTACGCGCTGCCGCCGATGGTGATGATGGGCGTGTCGGCGTGGTTGTTCCGGCGGCGCAGTAGCTAG
- a CDS encoding SMI1/KNR4 family protein: protein MITFKKTGAGLDKKRINQLEVTLGSVLPDDYRSFLRRCNGGHRPIPDMLEYAGLDTVRSLTSIADFFR from the coding sequence ATGATTACCTTCAAAAAGACTGGAGCAGGGCTCGACAAGAAGCGCATCAACCAGTTGGAAGTCACGCTCGGGTCGGTATTACCCGACGATTACCGTTCATTTCTCCGGCGATGTAATGGTGGCCACAGGCCGATCCCCGATATGCTTGAGTATGCTGGGCTAGACACTGTACGTTCCCTGACATCAATCGCTGACTTTTTTCGATAA
- a CDS encoding SMI1/KNR4 family protein, whose amino-acid sequence MVIDVKNAVAEPSAECITSIEEYCGAKLPEDFKSFLSYGNGGIPHKQSFKAEGGDRIIERFLPLMDDPESDPANGQYEISVVETQIGERLASDPDQVGCNILPFATLFAGDFLCFDFRNDSDHPQVVIWDHNASEEFTPVTVPVASSFSELLEKLH is encoded by the coding sequence ATGGTTATCGACGTGAAGAATGCTGTTGCTGAACCAAGCGCTGAGTGCATAACCTCGATTGAAGAGTATTGTGGTGCAAAGCTCCCTGAGGATTTTAAGTCATTTCTCAGTTACGGAAACGGCGGCATCCCGCACAAGCAATCTTTCAAAGCTGAAGGGGGCGACCGGATCATTGAACGGTTCCTGCCTTTGATGGATGATCCTGAAAGTGATCCCGCCAATGGGCAGTATGAAATCAGCGTCGTAGAGACTCAGATAGGGGAGCGCTTGGCTAGCGATCCAGATCAAGTGGGCTGCAACATCCTGCCCTTTGCGACGCTCTTCGCGGGGGACTTCCTTTGTTTTGACTTCAGGAATGATTCAGATCATCCTCAGGTTGTGATTTGGGACCACAATGCCTCGGAGGAATTTACGCCGGTTACGGTCCCAGTTGCCTCATCATTCTCTGAATTACTTGAAAAGCTGCATTAA
- the xerD gene encoding site-specific tyrosine recombinase XerD codes for MSASSPAERRQLVQQLPPVQAADAATIERFLDRFWAEQGVARQTLDSYRRDLEGLARWRDGAGGGLLGLDRATLFDYLRWRSQAHYSPRSTARLLSTLRAFYRLCLRDGVRSDDPTALIDPPHLPRSLPKALTESQIEALLAAPDIDTPLGLRDRAMLELMYAAGLRVSELVNLPAVGVNLRQGVLRVTGKGSKDRLVPLGEESQHWLERYLRDARALLAEHKPVAPVDGQVPLFIDATRRPLSRQRFWALVKRYAAVAGIDPATVSPHGLRHSFATHLLNHGADLRALQMLLGHSSLSTTQIYTLVARQHLQKLHATHHPRG; via the coding sequence ATGTCTGCCAGCAGTCCCGCCGAACGCCGCCAACTTGTCCAACAACTGCCACCGGTGCAGGCAGCCGATGCCGCCACCATCGAGCGCTTTCTCGACCGTTTCTGGGCCGAGCAAGGCGTGGCGCGGCAGACCCTGGACAGTTATCGGCGCGACCTGGAAGGGCTGGCGCGCTGGCGCGACGGTGCCGGCGGCGGGTTGCTCGGCCTTGATCGTGCGACACTGTTCGATTATCTGCGCTGGCGCTCGCAGGCCCATTACTCTCCGCGCAGCACTGCCCGGCTGCTGTCGACCTTGCGCGCGTTCTACAGACTGTGTCTGCGCGATGGGGTACGCAGCGACGATCCGACCGCGTTGATCGATCCGCCCCACTTGCCGCGTTCGCTACCCAAGGCGCTGACCGAAAGCCAGATCGAGGCGCTGTTGGCGGCGCCCGACATCGACACCCCGCTGGGTCTGCGCGACCGCGCCATGCTGGAGTTGATGTATGCCGCCGGCTTGCGCGTCAGCGAACTGGTCAATCTGCCGGCGGTGGGGGTCAACCTGCGTCAAGGCGTGCTGCGAGTGACCGGCAAGGGCAGCAAGGATCGGCTGGTGCCGCTAGGCGAGGAATCCCAGCATTGGCTGGAGCGTTATTTACGCGATGCGCGCGCACTGCTGGCCGAGCACAAGCCGGTGGCGCCGGTAGACGGGCAGGTGCCGCTGTTCATCGATGCCACGCGTCGGCCGCTCAGCCGTCAGCGGTTCTGGGCATTGGTCAAACGCTACGCAGCCGTGGCCGGCATCGACCCGGCCACCGTCAGCCCGCACGGGCTGCGCCACAGCTTCGCCACCCATCTGCTCAACCACGGCGCCGACCTGCGCGCGCTGCAGATGCTGCTCGGTCACAGTTCGCTGTCGACCACCCAGATCTACACGCTGGTGGCGCGGCAACACCTGCAGAAGCTGCACGCCACGCATCATCCGCGAGGGTAA
- a CDS encoding valine--tRNA ligase, with product MTTLASSYEPSSFESRLYTQWEAAGYFVPSGEGEPYTVLLPPPNVTGTLHMGHAFQQTLMDALVRYHRMRGFDTLWQVGTDHAGIATEMVVSRNLALAANGDTRDSLGREGFIAKVWEWKAESGDTIERQMRRLGTSSDWSRSTFTMDPQPSAAVNEAFVRWYEQGLIYRGQRLVNWDPVLKTAISDLEVENVEEDGFLWSIRYPLADGVSYEHIEQDADGVETLRETRDYLVVATTRPETMLGDTAVMVHPEDPRYATLHNAHIVLPLTGRQVPVITDDYVDRAFGTGVVKVTPAHDFNDYQVGVRHDLPIINILTPDAKIIGFSSYRERRNTENPRDPILTQERDALPFDIGIPEKYWNLDRYEARKLILVDLESEGRLVETKPHKLQVPRGDRTGQVIEPYLTDQWFVKMEALAKRGLQLVESGHIQFVPPNWINTYRHWMQNIQDWCISRQLWWGHRIPAWFDDAGRCYVGHDEAQVRAKHGLGAEVALHQDSDVLETWFSSQLWPFSTLGWPDASAMAERGFARYLPSSVLVTGFDIIFFWVARMIMATDSFTGQVPFRDVYITGLIRDAQGQKMSKSKGNVLDPLDIIDGISFDALVAKRTSGLMQPRMAEKIEKATRKEFPDGIIAHGADALRFTIAALATHGRDIKFDLGRAEGYKNFCNKLWNVTRFVLMNTEGARFVGVPQPRTEAEKWILSRLDKVTAETHSHYASYRFDLLAQSLYEFAWNALCDWFVELAKPALNGQDIEAAASTRHTLLYALEALLRLLHPLTPFVTEELWQQVAPRLGITAATISLQTFPQAGDIDIGGYNTAEADVEWLKSMVSALRRVRSELNVPPSRQVRLLLQAGTADDRTRVARFASQLSFLLKLEAIAWLEAGQDTPPSAAAIVGELTLLVPLEGLVDMDAERTRLDKEIKRVEGEIGKCNGKLGNATFVQNAPAVVVEQERTRLNDWTTQLTGLREQRAKI from the coding sequence ATGACCACACTCGCTTCCAGCTACGAACCCTCCTCCTTCGAATCGCGCTTGTACACTCAGTGGGAGGCTGCCGGTTATTTCGTGCCGTCTGGTGAGGGTGAGCCCTACACGGTGCTACTACCGCCGCCGAACGTGACCGGCACACTGCACATGGGCCACGCGTTTCAGCAAACGCTGATGGATGCGTTGGTGCGTTATCACCGCATGCGCGGCTTCGACACGCTGTGGCAGGTGGGCACCGACCACGCGGGCATCGCCACCGAGATGGTGGTGTCGCGCAATCTGGCGCTGGCAGCCAATGGCGACACGCGCGATTCGCTAGGGCGCGAGGGCTTCATTGCCAAGGTATGGGAGTGGAAGGCAGAATCCGGCGACACCATCGAGCGCCAGATGCGCCGTCTGGGCACCTCCAGCGATTGGTCGCGCAGCACCTTCACAATGGACCCGCAGCCGTCGGCCGCGGTCAACGAAGCGTTCGTGCGTTGGTACGAGCAGGGCCTGATCTATCGTGGCCAGCGGCTGGTCAATTGGGACCCGGTGCTGAAGACCGCCATCTCCGATCTAGAAGTGGAAAACGTCGAAGAAGACGGCTTTCTGTGGTCCATCCGCTATCCGCTGGCCGATGGCGTGAGCTACGAACACATCGAGCAAGACGCCGACGGTGTTGAGACCCTACGCGAAACCCGCGATTATCTAGTGGTCGCCACCACGCGCCCGGAGACCATGCTGGGCGATACCGCGGTGATGGTGCATCCGGAAGACCCACGCTACGCCACGCTGCATAACGCGCATATCGTCCTGCCGCTGACCGGCCGGCAAGTGCCGGTGATCACCGACGATTACGTCGATCGCGCGTTCGGCACCGGCGTGGTCAAGGTCACGCCTGCGCATGATTTCAATGATTATCAGGTTGGTGTGCGGCACGACTTGCCGATAATCAACATCCTCACGCCAGATGCAAAAATTATCGGTTTCTCTAGCTATCGTGAGCGACGCAACACTGAAAATCCCCGCGACCCGATCCTCACTCAGGAGCGCGATGCGCTACCTTTCGATATCGGAATTCCTGAGAAGTATTGGAATCTCGACCGTTACGAAGCCCGCAAACTTATCCTTGTCGATCTAGAAAGCGAGGGTCGATTAGTCGAAACCAAGCCGCACAAACTACAGGTGCCGCGCGGCGATCGCACCGGCCAGGTGATCGAGCCTTACCTCACCGACCAGTGGTTCGTGAAGATGGAAGCGCTGGCCAAGCGCGGGCTGCAGCTGGTGGAAAGCGGCCACATCCAATTCGTGCCGCCGAACTGGATCAACACCTATCGCCACTGGATGCAGAACATCCAGGATTGGTGCATCAGCCGCCAACTGTGGTGGGGCCACCGGATTCCGGCATGGTTTGACGACGCCGGCCGTTGCTATGTCGGGCATGACGAAGCGCAAGTGCGCGCGAAGCATGGCCTTGGTGCAGAGGTTGCCTTGCACCAGGACAGCGACGTGCTGGAAACCTGGTTCTCCTCGCAGCTGTGGCCGTTCTCCACGCTCGGCTGGCCAGATGCAAGCGCGATGGCCGAGCGCGGTTTCGCGCGCTATCTGCCGTCGTCGGTGCTGGTCACCGGCTTCGACATCATCTTCTTCTGGGTGGCACGCATGATCATGGCCACCGACAGCTTCACCGGCCAAGTGCCGTTCCGTGATGTCTACATCACTGGTCTGATCCGCGATGCGCAGGGCCAGAAGATGTCCAAGTCCAAGGGTAACGTGCTCGATCCGCTCGACATCATCGACGGAATCAGCTTCGATGCGTTGGTTGCCAAGCGCACCAGTGGCTTGATGCAGCCGCGCATGGCCGAGAAAATCGAAAAAGCCACCCGCAAGGAATTCCCGGACGGCATCATCGCGCACGGTGCCGACGCGCTGCGCTTCACCATCGCCGCGCTCGCCACGCACGGCCGCGACATCAAGTTCGATCTCGGCCGCGCCGAAGGCTACAAGAACTTCTGCAACAAGCTATGGAACGTCACGCGCTTTGTGCTGATGAACACTGAAGGAGCGCGCTTTGTCGGCGTACCGCAACCGCGCACTGAAGCGGAGAAGTGGATCCTGTCACGACTGGATAAAGTCACCGCAGAAACGCATTCCCACTACGCCAGCTATCGCTTCGATCTGCTCGCGCAGTCGCTGTACGAGTTCGCCTGGAATGCGTTGTGCGACTGGTTCGTCGAACTGGCCAAGCCTGCGCTCAATGGTCAGGACATCGAAGCTGCCGCCAGTACCCGCCACACTCTGCTCTACGCGCTCGAAGCGCTGCTACGTCTGCTGCACCCGCTCACTCCATTCGTCACCGAAGAATTGTGGCAGCAGGTTGCCCCACGCCTGGGCATCACCGCCGCCACGATCTCGTTGCAAACGTTCCCACAGGCAGGCGATATCGACATCGGTGGCTACAACACGGCGGAAGCCGATGTCGAATGGTTGAAGTCGATGGTGTCGGCGTTACGCCGCGTGCGCAGCGAATTGAACGTGCCGCCGTCCAGGCAAGTGCGCCTGCTGCTGCAGGCAGGCACGGCCGATGATCGCACTCGCGTTGCCCGCTTCGCCTCGCAGCTATCGTTCCTGCTCAAACTCGAAGCGATCGCCTGGCTGGAGGCCGGCCAAGATACACCGCCGTCGGCCGCCGCCATCGTCGGTGAGCTCACGCTGCTGGTGCCGCTGGAGGGCCTGGTCGATATGGATGCCGAGCGCACGCGACTGGACAAGGAAATCAAGCGCGTGGAAGGCGAGATCGGCAAGTGCAACGGCAAACTCGGCAACGCCACCTTCGTGCAGAACGCACCGGCCGTGGTGGTCGAACAGGAACGTACGCGCTTGAACGACTGGACCACGCAGTTGACTGGTTTGCGCGAGCAACGCGCCAAGATCTGA
- the lptF gene encoding LPS export ABC transporter permease LptF, with the protein MPKLDRYLLSDFTQSFLATLIVLLVVSVGGVLVDILGNIADGRIPARLLLSQVGLQFVAYLPIILPLALMLGLLLALARLYRDSEMAVITAIGVGPRRMLRPMLMLVVPVVVVIGLCSLWLGPWANRTAETMLEDANRSVLMAGLESGKFTPLSGGGVVYLATISADGKGLGKVFMQRQKDDRIDVVTADRGAMFFEGKTDRFLRLEDGYRIEGPAAGDTLDYRLMKFASNDVALPDRTRGHDANDPEVMWTTQLLSDERPAARAQLHERLAPPLLALAFALLTLPLSRSAPRQQRYGRIMVAFLAYMVGTNLMIVGTQWIANGKTSAALGLWWLTLPLLAVAIWAYARDGRVRRPRARA; encoded by the coding sequence ATGCCGAAGCTCGATCGATACCTGCTTAGCGATTTCACCCAGAGCTTCCTGGCCACCTTGATCGTGCTGCTGGTCGTCAGCGTCGGCGGTGTGTTGGTGGATATCCTCGGCAACATCGCCGATGGCCGCATCCCGGCGCGCTTGCTGCTGTCTCAGGTTGGCCTGCAGTTTGTGGCCTATTTGCCCATCATCCTGCCGCTGGCGCTGATGCTTGGCCTGCTGCTGGCACTGGCGCGCCTGTACCGCGATTCGGAAATGGCCGTCATAACCGCCATCGGCGTTGGCCCACGGCGCATGTTGCGGCCAATGTTGATGCTGGTGGTGCCAGTTGTGGTGGTGATCGGGCTGTGCTCGCTGTGGCTGGGTCCCTGGGCCAACCGTACCGCCGAGACGATGCTGGAAGACGCCAACCGCAGCGTGCTCATGGCCGGCCTGGAGTCGGGCAAGTTCACGCCGCTGTCCGGAGGCGGGGTGGTCTACCTGGCGACGATTTCCGCCGACGGCAAGGGCCTGGGCAAGGTCTTCATGCAGCGCCAGAAGGACGACCGCATCGATGTGGTCACTGCCGATCGCGGCGCGATGTTCTTCGAAGGCAAGACCGACCGTTTCCTGCGCCTGGAGGACGGCTACCGCATCGAAGGCCCGGCTGCCGGCGACACCCTGGACTACCGGCTGATGAAGTTCGCCAGCAACGACGTGGCCTTGCCTGATCGCACCCGGGGACACGACGCCAACGATCCGGAAGTGATGTGGACGACACAGCTGCTCTCCGACGAGCGCCCAGCCGCGCGTGCGCAGCTGCATGAGCGCCTGGCGCCGCCGCTACTGGCGCTGGCGTTCGCACTGCTGACCCTGCCGTTGTCGCGCAGCGCGCCGCGGCAGCAGCGCTACGGCCGGATCATGGTGGCCTTTCTGGCCTACATGGTCGGCACCAATCTGATGATCGTCGGCACACAGTGGATCGCCAACGGCAAGACGTCTGCTGCGCTGGGTCTGTGGTGGCTGACGCTGCCACTGCTGGCGGTGGCGATCTGGGCATATGCGCGCGATGGCCGCGTGCGTCGGCCGAGGGCACGCGCATGA
- a CDS encoding DNA polymerase III subunit chi has product MPRADFYLIAKPRFLDEPLRLVCELARKANDANLSTLILARDAAQAEALDDLLWAFDDEAYVPHQIAGTDEDDELTPVLIAAPEFAAPSRPLVINLRDDPYLGACDRVLEVVPADPAAREPLRERWKQYKALGLELTKYDM; this is encoded by the coding sequence ATGCCCCGTGCCGATTTCTACCTGATCGCCAAACCGCGCTTTCTCGACGAACCGCTGCGGCTGGTCTGCGAGCTGGCGCGCAAGGCCAACGACGCCAATCTGTCCACGTTGATCCTGGCGCGCGACGCCGCGCAGGCGGAAGCATTGGACGATTTGCTGTGGGCGTTCGACGACGAGGCCTACGTCCCGCACCAGATCGCCGGCACCGATGAGGATGACGAACTGACCCCGGTGCTGATCGCCGCGCCCGAGTTCGCCGCCCCCTCGCGTCCGCTGGTGATCAACCTGCGCGACGACCCTTACCTGGGCGCCTGCGACCGCGTGCTGGAAGTCGTCCCCGCCGACCCCGCCGCCCGCGAACCGCTGCGCGAACGCTGGAAGCAGTACAAGGCCCTCGGCCTGGAACTGACCAAGTACGACATGTGA
- a CDS encoding DsbC family protein, producing MYRLAIAALLGAISLTACAQSSQPAASNAGAASAAAPATVTGSVDQRVSTALKALDPDSKPDYIGAAPFPGFREVVVGGQVLYVSDNGRYLIQAQPFDIQSKQFAVSPGLLAYRRKQLETVPKADRIVFAPVNPKYTVTVFTDVECGYCRKLHSEIGELNKQGIAVEYLAFPRMGLGSQDHKEMIAVWCAADRKQALTAAKSGQPVNSRDCKNPVSMEYTLGQRLGVNGTPAIFAPDGTQLGGYLPPAQLREALEKRALTTAGGSR from the coding sequence ATGTATCGTCTTGCCATCGCCGCGCTGCTGGGCGCGATCAGCCTTACCGCCTGCGCGCAATCGTCGCAACCTGCGGCAAGCAATGCCGGCGCCGCGTCAGCCGCCGCGCCTGCCACAGTCACCGGCAGCGTGGATCAGCGCGTGAGCACGGCGCTCAAGGCGCTGGACCCGGACTCCAAGCCCGATTACATCGGCGCCGCACCGTTTCCCGGCTTCCGCGAAGTGGTGGTTGGTGGGCAGGTGCTGTACGTCAGCGACAACGGTCGTTACCTGATCCAGGCGCAGCCGTTCGATATCCAGAGCAAGCAGTTCGCTGTCAGTCCCGGCCTTCTGGCCTATCGGCGCAAGCAGCTGGAGACTGTTCCCAAGGCCGACCGCATCGTGTTCGCGCCGGTAAATCCCAAGTACACCGTGACGGTGTTCACCGATGTGGAGTGCGGCTATTGCCGCAAGCTGCATAGCGAGATCGGCGAACTCAACAAGCAGGGGATTGCGGTGGAATATCTGGCGTTTCCGCGCATGGGCCTGGGCAGCCAGGACCACAAGGAGATGATTGCGGTGTGGTGTGCTGCAGACCGTAAGCAAGCGCTGACGGCTGCCAAGTCCGGGCAGCCGGTGAATTCCAGGGACTGTAAGAATCCGGTGTCGATGGAGTACACCTTGGGCCAGCGTTTGGGCGTCAACGGCACCCCAGCGATCTTTGCACCGGACGGCACCCAGCTTGGTGGCTACCTGCCGCCGGCGCAGCTGCGTGAGGCGTTGGAAAAGCGCGCGCTGACCACGGCGGGCGGCAGCCGCTGA
- a CDS encoding RDD family protein, with the protein MTSPPSPCVVRAPALVGWRLLAMCYDAWPVLALSMLISAAFTLAFTLAGHPARQNITPFSGWQWVLWLCCWIAAGVYATVSWRHGGQTLGMRPWRLSLIGAQASWRTLWIRYAVGTLSLALAGAGFWWAWVDRDGLAWHDRASGTQLRRIPKPKT; encoded by the coding sequence ATGACCTCGCCCCCCTCCCCTTGCGTTGTACGCGCTCCTGCCCTGGTGGGCTGGCGGCTGCTGGCCATGTGCTACGACGCTTGGCCGGTGCTGGCGCTATCGATGTTGATTTCCGCCGCCTTCACGCTGGCCTTCACGCTTGCCGGGCACCCGGCACGCCAGAACATCACCCCTTTCAGCGGCTGGCAATGGGTGCTGTGGCTGTGCTGCTGGATCGCCGCCGGCGTGTACGCCACCGTGAGCTGGCGCCACGGCGGCCAGACCCTGGGCATGCGCCCGTGGCGGCTGTCGTTGATCGGCGCGCAAGCTTCATGGCGCACGCTGTGGATACGCTATGCGGTCGGCACTTTGTCGCTGGCCTTGGCAGGCGCAGGGTTCTGGTGGGCCTGGGTGGATCGCGATGGACTGGCGTGGCACGACCGAGCCAGTGGGACGCAGTTGCGGAGAATTCCCAAACCGAAGACCTAA